From Endozoicomonas sp. 8E, the proteins below share one genomic window:
- a CDS encoding F-box protein gives MPHFIQLNIIGYLGLKDIARLKQVCSHFQELIKQEDILAKAWYRRFSSAHQSLLKTTITARSDQQLSAWLGQFTNNQALIKSLVKRREEVCFPALLFFNNADLMSQCETFNVDKKVTISHGALINSATFSKDGLHVVTASDDGTAKIYDKESDGSWKEKDTIFHDDGVDSAAFSDDGRHLVTIGEDNKVKICSWNDDGLWEEKATISHDLYVESATFSADGRYLVTASADGTAKIYGYEDGGSWEAKATIFHDEPVDSATFSADGSHIMTASNDHKVRIYSREGDGLWVKKATIDHGNWVSSATFSSDSTHVVTTSLDGTGKIYGQKEGGIWEEKATLYPVDLFDSATFSADSNHLVIVCDDFTVKIFGHEKDGSWNVKAIINHKFVVKSAIFSADGNHLVTASRDGKAKIYGQREDGTWEKKATIRHKKAVCSASFSADGLYVVTASDDGKVKIYGHDDDGSWKKMAIFFHYASVNSAAFGPDGRHVVTASGDLTSKIIGLSANGSWVEKATIYHGKRVESATFSADCGHVLTTVSEGYAGGYNKVKITELRIKE, from the coding sequence TTGCCCCACTTCATACAATTAAATATTATTGGCTATTTGGGGCTTAAAGATATTGCCCGTTTGAAACAGGTATGTAGCCACTTTCAAGAGCTTATTAAACAAGAAGATATTCTGGCAAAGGCATGGTATCGTCGTTTTTCTTCAGCACACCAGTCTCTACTGAAGACAACCATCACCGCAAGGAGTGATCAGCAACTCAGTGCCTGGCTGGGGCAATTTACGAATAATCAGGCGCTAATCAAGTCACTTGTTAAACGTCGGGAAGAGGTTTGTTTTCCTGCTCTGCTTTTTTTCAACAATGCCGATCTAATGTCGCAGTGTGAAACATTCAATGTCGATAAAAAAGTCACTATTTCCCATGGCGCCTTAATCAATTCAGCGACTTTCAGTAAAGATGGTCTCCACGTGGTGACTGCCAGTGACGATGGCACGGCGAAAATTTATGACAAGGAGTCCGATGGATCATGGAAAGAAAAAGACACCATTTTCCATGATGATGGCGTCGACTCGGCTGCCTTTAGCGACGATGGTCGCCACCTGGTGACCATCGGTGAAGATAACAAGGTGAAAATCTGTAGCTGGAATGACGATGGTTTATGGGAAGAAAAGGCCACCATTTCCCATGATCTCTACGTTGAATCAGCCACCTTCAGTGCCGATGGCCGCTATTTGGTCACTGCCAGTGCCGATGGCACGGCGAAAATCTATGGCTATGAAGACGGTGGATCATGGGAAGCAAAAGCTACCATTTTCCATGATGAACCGGTCGATTCAGCCACCTTCAGCGCCGATGGTTCTCATATAATGACCGCCAGTAATGATCATAAAGTGAGGATCTATAGCAGGGAGGGCGATGGGTTATGGGTGAAAAAAGCCACCATTGATCATGGCAACTGGGTCAGCTCAGCTACCTTCAGTTCCGATAGCACCCATGTAGTGACCACCAGTCTTGATGGCACGGGGAAAATCTACGGCCAGAAGGAGGGTGGAATATGGGAGGAAAAAGCCACCCTTTACCCTGTTGATCTTTTCGATTCAGCTACCTTCAGTGCTGATAGTAATCATCTGGTGATCGTCTGTGACGATTTCACGGTGAAAATTTTTGGCCATGAGAAGGATGGATCATGGAACGTAAAAGCCATTATTAACCATAAATTTGTTGTCAAATCAGCCATCTTCAGCGCCGATGGCAACCATTTGGTGACCGCCAGTCGTGATGGCAAGGCGAAAATCTACGGCCAGAGGGAGGATGGAACATGGGAAAAAAAAGCCACCATTCGCCATAAGAAAGCAGTCTGTTCAGCCAGCTTTAGCGCCGATGGCCTTTATGTGGTGACCGCCAGTGACGATGGAAAGGTGAAAATTTATGGCCATGACGACGATGGATCATGGAAAAAAATGGCCATCTTTTTCCATTACGCAAGTGTCAATTCAGCCGCCTTCGGTCCCGATGGCCGCCATGTGGTAACTGCCAGTGGAGATTTAACGTCGAAAATTATTGGCCTGAGTGCTAATGGATCATGGGTAGAAAAAGCCACAATTTACCATGGGAAGAGGGTCGAATCAGCCACCTTCAGTGCCGACTGCGGCCATGTGCTTACCACCGTCAGCGAAGGCTATGCCGGTGGCTATAACAAGGTGAAAATCACTGAACTACGGATAAAAGAATAA